The genomic window GACACGTGGCGCGATCTGGGATTACCTAATGAACATTCGGTAAATAAAGCTGGAGGCAATGACGCATGGTTGAAACAACCCTCTCCGGTGCTTCGCACCACATCCTGACGAACGACTACGCGTCCGAATGGATGGGCATCGAGGTCCTCAAGCTCGACGACGGCCACGCCACCATCCGCATGCACCTCCGCCAGGAAATGCTCAACGGATTCGGAATGGCCCACGGCGGAATGATCTTCGCCTTCGGTGACACAGCCTTCGCCCTGGCCTGCAACCCGGCCAACCCCACGCCCCAGCAAGCCGCCAACATCACGGTGGCGTCCGGCGTCGACATCAACTTCATCAAGCCGGCATTCCAAGGCCAGGTGATCACCGCCGTCGCAAACCGCCGCGCGAGCACCGGCCGAAGCGGCCTCTACGACATCCAGATCTATGCGGCCTCGCCCGACGCCCCCTCCAACACCGACACCCAGCCCGGGGAGCTCATTGCCGAGTTCCGTGGCCGCAGCCGCACCATCTCCAAGAAGTAGGAAAATCCCATGACGCAGAACACCGTGGCCGCACCCGCAGCTTCCCCCACCAAGGCAACTGACGCCGTGCTGGACCGTGAAGAGACCATCTCCCGCGACGAACTCGAGGCCCTCCAACTCACCCGCCTCCAGCACGCCGTGGCCTACGCCTACGATCGCGTGCCGTTGTACAAGCGCAAGTTCGACGACGCCGGCGTGCACCCTACCGACCTCCGCGAACTCAGCGACCTCGGCAAGTTCCCTTACACCACCAAGGAAGACCTGCGCCTGGAATACCCGTTCGGGATGTTCGCCGTCCCGCAGGACCAGGTAGCACGCATCCACGCCAGCTCCGGCACCACCGGCCGCCCCACCGTGGTTGGCTACACCAAGCAGGACCTCGCCAACTGGGCAACATTGGTGGCACGCTCCTTCCGCGCTTCCGGAGTCCGCCCCGGCATGAAGGTCCACAACGCCTACGGCTACGGGCTCTTCACCGGCGGCCTCGGAGCGCACGCCGGCGCTGAAGCGCTGGGCTGCACCGTCATCCCCATGTCCGGCGGCCAGACCGAACGCCAGATCCAGCTCATCCAGGACTTCAAACCGGACGCCATCCTGGCCACGCCCACCTACCTGCTGACCATCGCCGACGCCATGGCAAAACAAGGCATCGACCCCACATCCACTTCACTCAAATACGCTGTTCTCGGCGCCGAACCGTGGACCGAGGAAATGCGCCACGAGCTCGAAGTCACCATGAACATCAAGGCCTCCGACATCTACGGACTCTCCGAGGTCATGGGGCCGGGCGTCGCCGGCGAAGCTGTTGAAACGCAGGACGGCTGCCACATCTGGGAAGACCACTTCCGGCCCGAAATCATCGACCCCTTCGATCACTCCACAGTCCTGGGCGACGGCGAACCCGGCGAGCTCGTCTTCACGTCCCTCACCAAGGAAGCGCTCCCGATCATCCGGTACCGCACCAAGGACCTCACCCGCCTGCTCCCGGGCACCGCGCGCCCGGCACACCGCCGCATGGGCCGCATCACGGGCCGCAGCGACGACATGATCATCCTGCGCGGCGTGAACCTGTTCCCGTCCCAGATCGAGGAAATCGCCCTCCGCATCCCCGAACTCAGCCCGCACTTCCAGCTCGAAATCACCCGCCCCGAGGGCAAGCGCATGGATTCGCTGACGGTCCGGATCGAGCGGCGTGAGGCAGTGTCCCCCGAGTCAAGCACGACGGCGGCCCACACCTTGCGGGAGCAGATCAAGATTCATGTCGGGTCATCGTGCGTAGTAGACGTGGTGGAGCCGGGCTCCCTTGAGCGGTCCAACGGGAAGCTCCGCCGCATCTACGACCTGCGCCCCAAGGGCTGACCATCCCTGAGATCGTGAGAAAATGCCAGCATGCCTACTGAGACCACCACCAAGCGCGGACGGCCCGGTTACGACCAGCAGTCGGTGCTCCGCATCGCCGTCGACGTCTTCAACCGCCACGGGTACGACGCAACGTCCATGGGCATCCTGGCTGAAAACCTCGGGATCTCGAAGTCAGCCATTTACCACCACGTGCCGTCCAAGGGCGATCTGCTGAAGCTCGCCCTGGACCACGCGTTGGGCGGCCTGGAAGCCATTCTCGAGGAACCCTCGGCTACCTCCGGACCAGCAGATGCGCGCCTGGAGTTCGTCCTGCGGCAAACCATCGCCGTGCTGGTGGATCGCCTCCCGTTCGTGACCCTGCTGCTGCGGTTGCGTGGAAACACGGAGATCGAGCGCGATGCCCTGGAACGGCGCCGTGCGTTCGACCACAAGGTAGCTGCCCTGATTTCCGCCGCCCGCGAGGACGGGTCCCTGCGCCAGGACATCGATCCCCGCACTGTCACGCGCCTGTTGTTCGGCACCATCAACTCGATCGTGGAGTGGTACAAGCCCGGCGGCTCGCTGTCGCCGGAGAAGCTGGCAGACGACGTCATCACCATGGCCTTCGAGGGCCTCCACACGGCCTCCTGACGGCCGCCCACGCTTGGGCGTGACCCTCTTCCACATCCCCCGGGCTTGGGCGTGACCCTCTTCCACATCCCCCGGGCTTGGGCGTGACCCTCTTCCACATCCCCCGGGCTTGAACCAAACCCTCTTCCACATCCCCCACGCTTGGGCGTGACCCTCTTCCACATCCCCCACGCTTGGGCGTGACCCTCTTCCACATCCCCCGGGCTTGGGCGTGACCCTCTTCCACATCCCCCGGGCTTGGGCGTGACCCTCTTCCACATCCCCCGGGCTTGAGCGTGACCCTCTTCCACATCCCCCACGCTTGAGCGTGACCCCCTTCCCCTTCCACCTCCCCCGGGCTTGAACCAAACCCTCTTCCACATCCCCCAAGGTGGCGGGCGTGGCGAAGCCAGGTGCCGTCGTCGTCGTGTTGTTCCTCCTGACTACCTTCAGGCGGAACGACGAAACGCCTTTCCCCATTGAAGGGGAAAGGCGTTTTGTCGTTGCTGCAAGAGGGACCGGCCAACCCGGAGGGATGTGATAGATGGACCGGCCCAAACCCCGGGGGACATGAGAGAGCGATCCCCCAAACCCCGGGGGACATGAGAGAGCGATCCCCCACACCCCACGGGACATGAGAGAGCGTCACCCCCCCAAACCCGGGGGACATGAGAGAGCGATCCCCCACACCCCGCGGGACATGAGAGAAGGCTACTTCTCCACGAGGGTGAGGACGTCGTACGTGGCCACGATTTCCTCGTTCTGGTTGGTCAGGACGGCATCCCAGGCCACCTCGCCGTACTCATCAGTCTCACGAGGCGTGATCTTCTTGGCCGTCAGGGTGACCCGGATGGAGTCGCCCGCAGCCACGGGGGTGATGAAGCGCAGGTTCTCCAAGCCGTAGTTGGCCAGCACGGGGCCCGGAGCCGGCTCCACGAAGAGCCCGGCAGCCCAGCTCAGCAGCAAATAGCCGTGGGCCACGATGCCCGGGAAGAACGGGTTGGCTTCGGCTGCTTCCTGGTTGGTGTGGGCGTAGAACGTGTCGCCGGTGGAGTTGGCGAAGGCTGTGATGTCCTCGAGCTTCACCTCGCGCAGCCCGGAGCGAACGGCATCACCGATCCGCAGGGTGGCCAACGACTTCCGGAACGGGTGCTCGCCTTCGGTTTCCAGCGTGAAGTTGCGGTCGGCGCCGGTGTGCCACTGGCCCGTGACGGCAGTCAGCATGTTCGGCGAACCCTGGATGGCGGTGCGCTGCATGTGGTGCAGCACGGAGCGGATGCCACCCAGCTCCTCGCCGCCTCCGGCCCGACCGGGTCCGCCGTGAACCAGGTGCGGCACCGGGGAACCGTGACCGGTGGAGGAGCGGGCATCTTCCCGGTTGAGCATGTGCACGCGGCCGTGGTGGGCGGCAATGCCAAGCACGAGCTCCTGGGCAACTGAAGGATCGTTGGTGCATACCGAGGCCACCAGGGAACCGGAGCCGCGGGCTGCGAGGCGGACTGCGTCGGCCAGGTCCGAGTAACCCATCACGGAGGAAACCGGGCCAAAGGCTTCGAGCGAGTGGACTTCTTTGGCTTCGGCGTTGGACCAGCTCAGGAGCACGGGCGACATGAACGCACCGTCCTCCACTACGCCCACGGCACCGCCAACCGAGGTGACCGACGGCGCATCGAGGGATCCGTACGCAAGTTCCCCACCGGCGTCAAGCATTGACTGCACTGCAGCGCGGACATCCGCGAGTTGCTCCAGGGATGCAAGCGCACCCATGGTGACGCCCTCGGCGCGGGGGTCACCTACGACGACGCGTTCGTTGATGCGGGCTCCGACGGCGGCAGCAACGTCTGCGGTCAGGGCCTGCGGAACGATGATGCGGCGGATGGCGGTGCACTTCTGGCCGGCCTTGACGGTCATTTCTGTGACCACGGCTTTGACGAAGGCGTCGAACTCGGGCGTACCGGGAACAGCATCTGGCCCCAGAATCGCGGCGTTCAGGGAGTCGGTCTCAGAGGTGAAACGGACGCCGCCCTGAACCACGTTCCGGTGGCCCTTCAGCGAGTTCGCCGTGGACGCCGAGCCTGTGAAGGATACGAGGTCGCGGTAGTCGAGTTCGTCCAGGATGGTCCGCGCGGAACCGGAGATCAGCTGGAGGGAACCGTCAGGGAGGATGCCCGATTCCACCATGGCTTTGACCGCGGCGGCGGCAACGTAGCCTGTCGGCGTCGCTGGCTTCACGATCGTGGGGACGCCGGCGAGGAACGCGGGCGCGAACTTCTCCAGCATGCCCCACACGGGGAAGTTGAAGGCGTTGATCTGCACGGCAACGCCCGGAATGCGGGTGTAAATGTGCTCGCCGGCGAACGAACCGTCCTTGGAGAGCACCTCCATGGGGCCGTCCACCACCACCTGCGAGTTGGGCAGTTCACGGCGGCCTTTGGAGCCAAACGTGAAGAGTACGCCGATGCCGCCGTCGATGTCGATCATGTTGTCGATCTTGGTGGCGCCGCTCTGCGAAGAGGATTCGTAGAGTTCCTGGCGCCGCCCGTTGAGGTACTGGGCAAGCTCCTTGAGCTTGAGGGCGCGCTGGTGGAAGGTCAGCTTCCCGAGTTCGGTTTGGCCCGTGGTCCGGCCGTAATTTACGACGGCGGCGAGGTCCAGACCGTCGGTGCTCACGTTGGCCAGGACTTCTCCGGTGCTGGCATCGCGGACCGGGACTTTCCTGGCGTCAGGGGCCGGCGTCCACCAGGCATCCTGAACGTAACTGGGCACGGTTGCAACGGCTGTGGTTTCCGGGGCGACTGCTGTAGTGGTCATCGTCGACGGGTCCTTCCAAGGCACGTGAAAGCGGCACGGTCCCTGCTGACTGGAGCCAACATTACTGACCGGCCGTTCGGTAATATATACAGGGTACATGAATGCCCGGAAGAGTACAGCAGGTATTTCGTGAGGGACCTTAGCTCCGGCCGCCCAGCTTCTTCGCCAGCAACAACGGCTTCTTCAGGAACTCCCCCACGCTCGTCCGCGAAATGACAGTCTGGTTTAAGGCATCGAGCCGCTCCAGCACATGGTCAAGCTTGGCCCCGGTCTCGTCGAGGCGACGCTGCTGGTCCCGGATCAGCTCCTCCTGCTCAGCCAGGACGCGGGTCAGGTACAACATCCCGCCCAGCCCACCCTGGGCAACACCTTCCCGGAGATGCTGGTCGCGGACCAGAGCATCGTAGCGGGCGTGCTCCGCGGCCTTTGCGAAAATACTGTTGCCGTCATGCCCCTGGGATTCGGGGCGCTGCGACCAAAACGCAAGGGGTTCGCCGTCGAGGAAGCCAACACGCGAGTGGCTAAGGACGCGCAAGTGGAACTCCCAGTCACCCACCACGGGTAGGTCTTCGTTGTAGTAGCCCACGGCGTCGTGCAGTTCCCGGCGGTACAGGAAGGAAATGGGAACGGCCCGGTTGATTTTCAACATGTCCGCAAGGGTGATCTGCTGCATGTCCGCCCAGAAGATCTCCCGGCGGATCGGCTCAATGCGATCCCCCTTCAGCTCCTCAATGACGATCTCGGTCCGGACCATCACACCGCTTTCGCCCCCATGGGCAGGCTCATCCAGGTACGCCACAGTGCTTTCGAGGAAGTTCGGAGCCCAAAAATCGTCGTCGTCGTGGATCACGATGAACTCGCCCGAACCGGCCTTGATTCCCGCATTCGACGCCGCCTCCATGCCAACGGATGCGGAATGGTGAAGCGTGGTGATGCGCTTCCGCTCGTCATCCGCCCGCTGGGCGGTGAGATGGTCGACGTCGGCCGGGTTGCCGCCGTCGTTCACAATCACCAACTCAAAATCCTGGAACGTCTGGGCGAAGATGTCATCCAGTGCCCTGGCCAGGAAGATTGGGCGGTTCTTGGTTCGGGTCACGATGGTGACGCGGGCACCGGCGTTCATGGCGGGTCCATTCCGTTGGGAAAGTGTGATCAATCCTGCATGTTAGCAGCGGCGATGGCCCCGGAACCGAGCTTGGACTTCAACGCGCCCACCTCGTGTTCCGAGACCCCGTTGGCCTTCAGGAATTCCAGGACATCCAGCCCTTCGAGGAACCTGAGCAGGCCCGCCCTCTTCTGTTCCAGGATGGCCTCGAGCTCGTCCTCAGGAAGGAACGGATCATGGGCATGCGGGGCTCCGTGCGTGCGATGCCGCTCATTGATTCCCCTGGCTGCGAGCTCATAGCCCCGCACAATGGCCTCATCGCTCATACCCGCAAGCCGCTGCAGCATCAGCGCGATCACCCCACTGCGATCCCGCCCCGCCGAGCAATGGACCACCACCTTGCCGGGCGAGGCCGCGATGGCTTTGAAGACCGGGGCGATCCTGTCCGCGAACAGGTCCACGTAGTCGCCATACTGCGCCGGGTCCTTCAGATACGGGCCGAACAGCTCGCTAAAGCGGCGATGGTCCGGATCCTCCGTAGGGCAATGTACGACGTCGATACGCGCCTTCACGTCTTCCGGCACCTCAGGATCGGTGTCGCGTTGGTGACGTTCGCGGTCGGCACGGAGATCGATCACGGTGCGGACGCCGTCGTCGTACATCTGCTGCCAACCGGCTTGGGTGACCCACTCGTGCCGGCCCATCCTGTAGACATCGCCGGCGATCCGCCACGCATTCACGGCGCCGTCCCAGTGGACGCTTTGTTGAGCTTCAGGTGTCCCCTCCATAGGAGCCAGCTAAGCACATGCGCGAGTGGGTGCGTGAGTGATGAGGCGCGCCGAGGGGTTAGCTCTCACTCCTCCTGACCGCCGAGGGGTTAGCTCTCACCCCTCCTGGCCGCCGAGGGGTTAGCTCTCACCCCTCCTGGCCGCCGAGGGGTTAGCTCTCGGCACTTTGAGGCCCGCGAGGGGTTAGCTCTCACCCCGCCTGGCCCCCGAGGGGTTAGCTCTCACCCCTCCTGGCCGCCGAGGGGTTAGCTCTCGGCACTTTGAGGCCCGCGAGGGGTTAGCTCTCGGCACATTCAAGCTCGCATACTGCCGAGAGCCCGCCCCTCGGCGAACGGGTTGGTCTTACCGCTTCGCGAGTTGGGCGGGTTTGACCGTCGAGACCAATGCCGCGGCGTATGCCTGGTGCCCGGCGACATTCGGATGGAAGTTGGCGTCAGGGAGCGGCAGCCGGAAGTCCAGCACTATCCATGGATCCAAGGAATTCGCTGCATGCCCGGCGAACCTCTTGGTAACGTCAACAAACTTGGCGTTGGTCCGGCTGTCAGCGACTGCTTTGGCGATGGCCGAGTTGAGGGCGTCAGTGGCCTTGTTGACGTTGGCCTGGTTCTCCACGGGAATGACCGGCAGACCATTGGCAGGATCGAAGAGCCGCGGATAACCCACCACAGCAATGGTTGCCTGCGGGGCTGTTGCCTGGATGGTCTGGTAGATACCCTCGAGGCCGGCTTCGAGCACCGGGAGGTTGGCGATGATCGCATTAACGGTCCCTGCGCAACCCACAGTATCCGGCGACGCGCAGGCCTGGAGCGCCAGAAGGCTCCCAGCATCTATGGCCCCGGCAGTGATGCTCACTAGTTCTGCGTTGTGGAGTGCGGTCTGGCCCAGTGCGATCTGCTCCAGAACCGTTGGTGCGCCGTTATAGAAGGGACTCGGAAATTCCGGATCAAAGGTCAACAGTGCCCCGTGGCAGGCGAGGTTGGACAGTAGATTGACCCGGCCAGTACCAGCAACCACGTCCACATAGCCAGGGTGGCTCTGCCAGCAAGGCGCGTCCCTGTACAGGCCACCAGCTCCCGTACCTGCAGTGTAAGAATCGCCAAGGGCCACATAGTCAACGGATGGCGGCGGAGCCGCGGTAGCCGGACTCCCCACGAACCCCAGCGAAAGTCCCAGGACAGCGAGCCCGCCCGCCAAAGCAGCCAGCCGTCGTCGTGCTTGATGAGTTGCCATGATTTTCCCCTTCATAATGCTCAAATGGGGCTCCGGCACTCCGAAAGTGCGGAGGTCACGGCTCGCCCCACCATTCGGCCGCATACCGGGGCAATGTGTGGCCAGAGTACGCCTGCGGGAGAGCTGCGAACAGACCTCCCTGGCCGCCGAGGGGTTAGATCCCAGCACATAGCCCCACACATAAAGCCGAGAGCTCACCCCTCGCCGCACGCACTCCCCCACCACGCTTGCCGAGGGGTTAGATCCCGGCACAATCCCCACCCCATACAGGCGAGAGCTCACCCCTCACCGCACGCACTCACCCACCACGCTTGCCGAGGGGGTTAGATCCCGGCACAATCCCCACCCCATAAAGGCGAGAGCTCACCCCTCAGCGCACGTAAAGGGGCGAGAGCTCACCCCTCGACATACAACCCCCTCCACATGGCCGCCGAGGGGTTAGATCCCGGCACAATCCCCAACCCCATAAAGCCGAAAGCTCACCCCTCAGCGCACGTAAAGGGCGGGAGCTCACCCCTCACCGCGCACACTCCCCCACCACGCTTGCCGAGGGGTTAGATCCCAGCACAATCCCCAACCCCATAAAGGCGAGAGTTCACCCCTCGGCGCACGTACTCCCCCACCACGCTCGCCGAGGGGTTAGATCCCAGCACAATCCCCAACCCCATAAAGCCGAGAACTCACCCCTCAGAGCACGTAAAGGGGCGAGAGCTCACCCCTCGGCGGGGCGACAAGAACCTACGCGGCGTACTTGGCCAGCCGGAACTCCAACCCGTTGCGCACAGCGGGCCACTCGTGCTCGAGGATGGAGAACACCACGGTGTCGCGAAGGGCGCCGTCCTTGCTGCGGGAGTGGCTTCGGAGCACGCCGTCCTGCTTGGCGCCGAGCCGGGCAATGGCTTCGCGGGACTGCTGGTTCATCCAGTGCGTGCAGAATTCAACAGCTACACAACCCAGCGTTTCGAAGGCATGCCCCAGGAGCAGCAGCTTGGAATCCGGATTGGTCCCCGTACCGTGCGCCGACGCGGCGTTCCAGGTGGAGCCGATCTCCAACCGCGGAGTGGCAGCGTCGATGTTCATGTACGTGGTCATGCCGATGAGCTTGCCCGTGGCGTTGGATCGCGTAGCAAAAGGCAGCATGGACCCCTCCGCTTGGAGGCCCAGGCGGCGATCGATTTCAGCAGCCATGCCCTCCGGCGTCGGCACGGAGGTGTACCAAAGCTTCCAAAGGTCGCCATCACGGGCCGCCTCCACCATCCCGTCATGGTGTTCCTGGCTCAAGGGTTCCAGTGTCACGAATTTTCCGGTCAGGGTGATGGGTTCAATTGAAGTCACCCGGCTAGCCTAACCGCCTGCGGGGCAAGCCGGAGGTCAGTCGTTCCAGTCGAAGAAACCCTTGCCCGTCTTGCGCCCGAGTTCACCGCGAGCCACTTTGTCCCGGAGGATCTGCGGCGGAGCGAAACGGTCACCAAGAGTCGAGTGCAGGTATTCGGCAATGCCCAGCCGGACGTCCAAGCCCACAATGTCCGTGGTCTTCAGCGGGCCCGTGGGGTGCTTGTAACCGAGGACCATGGCGGCATCGATGTCCTCGGCCGATGCCACGCCCTCCTCCACCATGCGCATAGCTTCAAGGGCAATGGCGACGCCGAGCCTTGAGGACGCGAAGCCGGGAGCGTCATTGACGACGACGGCGGTCTTGCCGAGTGCCTCAGTCCAGTTTTTGGCCGCAGCAGCGAGTTCGGGAGACGTCTCCTTGGCCAGCACCACCTCAATGAGGGTGGATGCGGGCACCGGGTTAAAGAAGTGCAGCCCCACAAAGTTGGCGGGCCGGCGAAGTTCGTTGGCCAGTCCAGTGACGGAAAGCGAGGAGGTGTTCGACGCCAGGAAGGCATCGGCGGATAGGTGTTCCTCCACAGCCTTCAGCTCCTTGACTTTGAGATCGTAATCCTCCGGCACCGCTTCCACCACCAGTCCGCAGTGGATGAACGATGTGTAGTCCGTGGAGGTGCTGAAGCGGGACATCGCCTGTTCATGAGTTTCATTCAGGGTGCCGCGGGCGGCGGACTTGGTGACGGCGTCAGCAACGCGATCCTGCGCTCCGGCTGCTGCCTCGTGATCGCGTTCCACCACGATCACGGTGGCACCTTTAGTGAGGAATGCGTGTGCGATTCCGGCACCCATCCGGCCACCACCGAGGACTCCAACGACG from Arthrobacter sp. StoSoilB20 includes these protein-coding regions:
- a CDS encoding hotdog fold thioesterase encodes the protein MVETTLSGASHHILTNDYASEWMGIEVLKLDDGHATIRMHLRQEMLNGFGMAHGGMIFAFGDTAFALACNPANPTPQQAANITVASGVDINFIKPAFQGQVITAVANRRASTGRSGLYDIQIYAASPDAPSNTDTQPGELIAEFRGRSRTISKK
- the paaZ gene encoding phenylacetic acid degradation bifunctional protein PaaZ produces the protein MTTTAVAPETTAVATVPSYVQDAWWTPAPDARKVPVRDASTGEVLANVSTDGLDLAAVVNYGRTTGQTELGKLTFHQRALKLKELAQYLNGRRQELYESSSQSGATKIDNMIDIDGGIGVLFTFGSKGRRELPNSQVVVDGPMEVLSKDGSFAGEHIYTRIPGVAVQINAFNFPVWGMLEKFAPAFLAGVPTIVKPATPTGYVAAAAVKAMVESGILPDGSLQLISGSARTILDELDYRDLVSFTGSASTANSLKGHRNVVQGGVRFTSETDSLNAAILGPDAVPGTPEFDAFVKAVVTEMTVKAGQKCTAIRRIIVPQALTADVAAAVGARINERVVVGDPRAEGVTMGALASLEQLADVRAAVQSMLDAGGELAYGSLDAPSVTSVGGAVGVVEDGAFMSPVLLSWSNAEAKEVHSLEAFGPVSSVMGYSDLADAVRLAARGSGSLVASVCTNDPSVAQELVLGIAAHHGRVHMLNREDARSSTGHGSPVPHLVHGGPGRAGGGEELGGIRSVLHHMQRTAIQGSPNMLTAVTGQWHTGADRNFTLETEGEHPFRKSLATLRIGDAVRSGLREVKLEDITAFANSTGDTFYAHTNQEAAEANPFFPGIVAHGYLLLSWAAGLFVEPAPGPVLANYGLENLRFITPVAAGDSIRVTLTAKKITPRETDEYGEVAWDAVLTNQNEEIVATYDVLTLVEK
- a CDS encoding glycosyltransferase family 2 protein, with amino-acid sequence MITLSQRNGPAMNAGARVTIVTRTKNRPIFLARALDDIFAQTFQDFELVIVNDGGNPADVDHLTAQRADDERKRITTLHHSASVGMEAASNAGIKAGSGEFIVIHDDDDFWAPNFLESTVAYLDEPAHGGESGVMVRTEIVIEELKGDRIEPIRREIFWADMQQITLADMLKINRAVPISFLYRRELHDAVGYYNEDLPVVGDWEFHLRVLSHSRVGFLDGEPLAFWSQRPESQGHDGNSIFAKAAEHARYDALVRDQHLREGVAQGGLGGMLYLTRVLAEQEELIRDQQRRLDETGAKLDHVLERLDALNQTVISRTSVGEFLKKPLLLAKKLGGRS
- a CDS encoding GNAT family protein, with protein sequence MTSIEPITLTGKFVTLEPLSQEHHDGMVEAARDGDLWKLWYTSVPTPEGMAAEIDRRLGLQAEGSMLPFATRSNATGKLIGMTTYMNIDAATPRLEIGSTWNAASAHGTGTNPDSKLLLLGHAFETLGCVAVEFCTHWMNQQSREAIARLGAKQDGVLRSHSRSKDGALRDTVVFSILEHEWPAVRNGLEFRLAKYAA
- a CDS encoding 3-hydroxyacyl-CoA dehydrogenase family protein, with the protein product MTVVPAIPHVVGVLGGGRMGAGIAHAFLTKGATVIVVERDHEAAAGAQDRVADAVTKSAARGTLNETHEQAMSRFSTSTDYTSFIHCGLVVEAVPEDYDLKVKELKAVEEHLSADAFLASNTSSLSVTGLANELRRPANFVGLHFFNPVPASTLIEVVLAKETSPELAAAAKNWTEALGKTAVVVNDAPGFASSRLGVAIALEAMRMVEEGVASAEDIDAAMVLGYKHPTGPLKTTDIVGLDVRLGIAEYLHSTLGDRFAPPQILRDKVARGELGRKTGKGFFDWND
- a CDS encoding TetR/AcrR family transcriptional regulator, yielding MPTETTTKRGRPGYDQQSVLRIAVDVFNRHGYDATSMGILAENLGISKSAIYHHVPSKGDLLKLALDHALGGLEAILEEPSATSGPADARLEFVLRQTIAVLVDRLPFVTLLLRLRGNTEIERDALERRRAFDHKVAALISAAREDGSLRQDIDPRTVTRLLFGTINSIVEWYKPGGSLSPEKLADDVITMAFEGLHTAS
- a CDS encoding tyrosine-protein phosphatase — encoded protein: MEGTPEAQQSVHWDGAVNAWRIAGDVYRMGRHEWVTQAGWQQMYDDGVRTVIDLRADRERHQRDTDPEVPEDVKARIDVVHCPTEDPDHRRFSELFGPYLKDPAQYGDYVDLFADRIAPVFKAIAASPGKVVVHCSAGRDRSGVIALMLQRLAGMSDEAIVRGYELAARGINERHRTHGAPHAHDPFLPEDELEAILEQKRAGLLRFLEGLDVLEFLKANGVSEHEVGALKSKLGSGAIAAANMQD
- the paaK gene encoding phenylacetate--CoA ligase PaaK; the protein is MTQNTVAAPAASPTKATDAVLDREETISRDELEALQLTRLQHAVAYAYDRVPLYKRKFDDAGVHPTDLRELSDLGKFPYTTKEDLRLEYPFGMFAVPQDQVARIHASSGTTGRPTVVGYTKQDLANWATLVARSFRASGVRPGMKVHNAYGYGLFTGGLGAHAGAEALGCTVIPMSGGQTERQIQLIQDFKPDAILATPTYLLTIADAMAKQGIDPTSTSLKYAVLGAEPWTEEMRHELEVTMNIKASDIYGLSEVMGPGVAGEAVETQDGCHIWEDHFRPEIIDPFDHSTVLGDGEPGELVFTSLTKEALPIIRYRTKDLTRLLPGTARPAHRRMGRITGRSDDMIILRGVNLFPSQIEEIALRIPELSPHFQLEITRPEGKRMDSLTVRIERREAVSPESSTTAAHTLREQIKIHVGSSCVVDVVEPGSLERSNGKLRRIYDLRPKG
- a CDS encoding SGNH/GDSL hydrolase family protein — protein: MATHQARRRLAALAGGLAVLGLSLGFVGSPATAAPPPSVDYVALGDSYTAGTGAGGLYRDAPCWQSHPGYVDVVAGTGRVNLLSNLACHGALLTFDPEFPSPFYNGAPTVLEQIALGQTALHNAELVSITAGAIDAGSLLALQACASPDTVGCAGTVNAIIANLPVLEAGLEGIYQTIQATAPQATIAVVGYPRLFDPANGLPVIPVENQANVNKATDALNSAIAKAVADSRTNAKFVDVTKRFAGHAANSLDPWIVLDFRLPLPDANFHPNVAGHQAYAAALVSTVKPAQLAKR